A single window of Salvia splendens isolate huo1 chromosome 6, SspV2, whole genome shotgun sequence DNA harbors:
- the LOC121806903 gene encoding ribosome-binding ATPase YchF-like: MSRLILSPHLIPSVSSASLSVAHKFPLIFQWPNLSKPPHSMLLFNRRFSAAKISMSLRAGIVGLPNVGKSTLFNAVVENGKAQAANFPFCTIEPNVGIVAVPDQRLNVLSELSKSQRGIPASIEFVDIAGLVKGASQGEGLGNKFLSHIREVDSILQVVRCFEDNDIVHVNGKVDPKSDIDVINLELVFSDIDQVEKRLDKLKKGKAKDTQSRVKEEAEKSALEKIEPALMDGKPARSVSLSDFEKDAVRHLCLLTMKPVIYVANVAEFDLADPGNNSHVKEVMNLASDFQSGLITVSAQVEAELSELVPEERIEYLASLGVKESGLGNLIRATYSLLGLRTYFTSGEKETKAWTIRAGMTAPKAAGVIHSDFERGFIRAETVAYDDFIAAGSFSAAREKGLLRSEGKDYVVQEGDVMLFRFNV, translated from the exons ATGTCGAGATTAATTCTGAGCCCTCATTTGATTCCTTCAGTATCATCAGCATCATTATCTGTTGCTCACAAATTTCCCCTCATATTCCAATGGCCCAATCTATCCAAACCCCCTCACTCGATGCTCTTATTCAACCGCCGCTTCTCTGCCGCCAAGATAAGCATGAGCCTCAGAGCCGGCATTGTTGGTCTCCCCAACGTCGGCAAGTCCACTCTCTTCAACGCTGTT GTTGAAAATGGAAAGGCTCAGGCTGCAAATTTTCCGTTTTGTACAATAGAACCGAATGTAGGGATTGTTGCTGTCCCGGATCAACGCCTCAATGTACTTTCAGAGCTCAGCAAATCACAGCGAGGAATCCCGGCATCTATAGAGTTTGTTGACATAGCTGGTCTTGTAAAGGGAGCTAGTCAAGGGGAG GGTTTGGGTAATAAGTTCCTATCACATATTCGTGAAGTGGATTCTATACTCCAA GTGGTGCGTTGTTTTGAAGATAACGACATTGTTCATGTGAACGGAAAAGTTGATCCAAAATCTGATATTGATGTCATCAATTTAGAGTTGGTATTTTCAGATATAGATCAG GTTGAGAAAAGATTGGATAAGCTCAAGAAAGGCAAAGCCAAAGATACACAGTCCAGAGTGAAG GAGGAAGCAGAGAAGTCTGCTCTGGAAAAAATCGAGCCGGCACTCATGGATGGAAAACCAGCTCGATCAGTTTCTTTGTCAGATTTTGAAAAGGATGCCGTGAGGCATCTATGTTTACTTACTATGAAACCTGTTATATATGTGGCAAATGTGGCAGAATTTGATCTAGCTGATCCTGGAAATAATTCTCATGTTAAAGAAGTCATGAACCTTGCTTCTGACTTTCAATCTGGGCTAATAACTGTCTCAGCACAG GTTGAGGCAGAGCTTAGTGAATTGGTACCGGAAGAAAGAATTGAATATTTGGCATCTCTTGGAGTTAAAGAAAGTGGGTTGGGTAATCTCATAAGGGCAACATACAGCCTTCTAGGACTGCGCACATATTTCACTTCTGGCGAGAAG GAAACAAAAGCCTGGACCATACGAGCAG GAATGACTGCACCGAAAGCAGCTGGCGTTATTCATTCCGACTTTGAGAGGGGCTTTATTAGAGCAGAAACG GTTGCCTATGATGATTTCATTGCTGCTGGTTCATTTTCGGCTGCAAGGGAGAAGGGTCTG TTAAGATCTGAGGGTAAAGATTATGTGGTGCAAGAAGGGGATGTGATGCTATTTAGGTTTAACGTCTGA
- the LOC121806902 gene encoding scarecrow-like protein 21 — MRKASQEALPCSSVNSHLLPSKSQDTELSFQAYAEPFYTLESTPMTGYAVFSSPTAVSVSSNKSPFSPQHSHSYASDVHHSSENSSSLNGSFEANDESNLAHSLWLLSNELLGPECGSDYNGSLTDESVQLCYSTRYHKIVEMAPDMDLKHLLIACAEVVSEADIVPFSERKIAASAAETLMDIIQERVSVSGDPLQRLGAYVLEALRARLLSSGSLICKKLKCDEPSGPDLMSHMQLIAQICPFYKFAYMAAGTVIGEAMENEKRIHIIDFQIAQGSQWLSFIQAVSRRSDGPPYVRITGVDDSESAHARGGGLELVGQRLAQLAESCGVPFEFHGAGTSGSDVTLENLKVQQGEALAVNFPYVLHHIPDESVSTSNHRDRLLRLVKSLSPKVMTLVEQESNTNTATFSKRFRETLEYYAAMFECIDAAGLARDEMQRINAEEHCVAKDVVSIIACEGNERMERHEVFGKWRSRLRMAGFSQIGLSPSVTSGVRTMLREYSPNYRLAEADGAVCIGWKNRALVSFSAWR; from the coding sequence ATGCGGAAGGCATCCCAGGAAGCTCTACCCTGTTCAAGTGTCAACTCTCACCTTCTGCCTAGTAAAAGCCAAGATACTGAACTTTCTTTTCAGGCTTATGCTGAACCATTCTACACACTGGAATCAACACCAATGACTGGTTATGCTGTCTTCAGTTCACCTACAGCTGTGAGTGTCTCTTCCAATAAGAGTCCCTTCTCTCCACAACATTCTCATTCTTATGCATCAGATGTCCATCACTCCTCGGAGAATAGCTCATCTCTGAATGGTTCTTTTGAAGCCAATGATGAGAGCAATTTGGCTCATTCTCTATGGCTGTTGAGTAATGAGTTACTCGGACCTGAATGTGGTAGTGACTATAATGGATCATTAACTGATGAATCAGTGCAGCTTTGTTACTCCACTAGGTACCATAAAATCGTAGAGATGGCCCCAGACATGGACCTGAAACACCTGCTCATAGCCTGCGCTGAAGTAGTATCTGAAGCTGATATCGTCCCTTTCTCTGAAAGAAAGATTGCAGCATCAGCTGCAGAGACTTTGATGGACATAATACAGGAAAGGGTTTCGGTATCAGGTGATCCTTTACAGAGATTAGGTGCGTACGTGTTGGAAGCGCTCAGGGCAAGATTGCTCTCGTCTGGAAGCTTAATCTGCAAAAAGTTGAAGTGCGATGAACCATCAGGTCCCGACTTGATGTCTCACATGCAGTTGATTGCTCAAATCTGCCCATTCTACAAATTTGCTTATATGGCTGCCGGTACTGTCATTGGGGAAGCCATGGAAAACGAAAAAAGAATCCACATCATCGATTTTCAGATTGCACAGGGAAGTCAATGGTTGTCTTTCATTCAGGCTGTCTCTCGTCGGTCTGATGGTCCACCATATGTTCGCATCACAGGTGTGGATGATTCTGAATCAGCTCATGCTCGAGGTGGAGGGCTGGAGTTAGTTGGTCAGAGATTAGCTCAATTAGCGGAGTCGTGTGGAGTACCTTTCGAATTCCATGGAGCAGGAACATCAGGCTCTGATGTAACACTAGAGAATCTTAAGGTACAGCAGGGGGAAGCACTAGCTGTAAACTTTCCTTACGTACTGCATCACATACCTGACGAGAGCGTGAGCACTAGCAATCACCGAGACCGCCTCCTTAGACTGGTGAAGAGCTTGTCTCCCAAGGTTATGACCCTTGTTGAGCAGGAATCGAACACCAACACTGCTACTTTCTCGAAACGATTTCGTGAAACTCTGGAATACTACGCAGCGATGTTCGAGTGCATAGATGCAGCAGGGTTGGCAAgagatgagatgcagaggattAATGCAGAGGAGCATTGTGTGGCTAAGGATGTGGTGAGCATAATAGCATGCGAGGGGAACGAGAGGATGGAAAGGCACGAGGTGTTTGGTAAATGGAGGTCGAGACTAAGAATGGCTGGATTCTCGCAAATTGGACTCAGTCCGAGTGTTACAAGTGGCGTAAGGACTATGTTGAGAGAATATAGCCCCAATTACAGACTAGCAGAGGCCGATGGTGCTGTTTGTATTGGATGGAAGAACAGAGCTCTTGTATCATTTTCTGCTTGGAGATGA
- the LOC121809521 gene encoding OBERON-like protein isoform X1, with amino-acid sequence MMGTPSGSHFNNQSSMLPPRQQPRPGGGGLQTSLSLVSADACGSPNLERGSNSDQVHESPSESASSRETWPTADALVAKKMEKEKERENGFAEHSVVRNFSSSDKMSLRDVARERVDIVAEKMQNLPDKYLDKFKNELRTFLEGLGGSQQREEFLFLQKLVQSRGDLTEQTLVVAHRVQLEILVSIKTGIQAFLHPSVSLSQASLIDIFLYKRCRNIACGSALPAEDCMCELCSKRNGFCNLCMCTICNKFDFEVNTCRWIGCDSCSHWTHTDCAIRNGLIGMGPCVTNGSSSAEMLLRCRACNRTSELVGWVKDVFMHCAPSWDRDALIRELDFVSRIFRGSEDSRGRKLFWKCEELMEKLKTGVAETVACKVILMLFQELEADPSKNQENEDGRMISPQEAFNRIADVVQEAVKKMEIVAEEKMRMVKKARLAVEACEQELKDKAREVSALKTERQRKKIQIDELESIVRLKQAEADMFELKANEARREAERLQRIALAKTEKSEEDYTSRYLKQRLHDAEAEKQYLFEKIKLQESLRPTQSSAGTSEPPHAMYNKIQDLLKNMYSTSSKADAQSSDFHSLGAIP; translated from the exons ATG ATGGGGACGCCGTCTGGAtctcatttcaacaatcaatcCTCAATGTTGCCTCCTCGTCAGCAACCTCGCCCTGGTGGTGGGGGGCTGCAGACCTCCCTGTCCTTAGTTTCAGCAGATGCGTGTGGATCTCCTAATCTTGAGCGGGGCTCGAATTCTGATCAGGTGCACGAATCTCCATCGGAAAGTGCCAGTTCACGAGAAACCTGGCCCACAGCTGATGCTTTGGTggcaaaaaaaatggaaaaggagaaagagagagagaatggatTTGCTGAGCACTCTGTTGTCCGCAACTTTTCGAGCTCTGATAAGATGTCTCTTCGAGATGTGGCGCGAGAGAGAGTGGACATTGTGGCAGAGAAGATGCAAAACCTCCCGGAcaagtatcttgacaagtttaaaAACGAGCTCCGTACTTTCCTTGAAGGCTTGGGCGGTTCTCAGCAAAGAGAGGAGTTTCTGTTTCTTCAGAAGCTGGTCCAAAGTAGGGGTGATTTGACAGAGCAAACTCTGGTCGTGGCACACAGAGTTCAGCTAGAGATTCTTGTTTCTATAAAGACTGGTATTCAGGCGTTTTTGCATCCAAGTGTTAGCCTCTCCCAAGCTTCTCTAATTGACATTTTCCTGTACAAAAGGTGCAGAAACATAGCCTGTGGAAGTGCATTGCCAGCAGAGGACTGCATGTGTGAGTTATGCTCAAAGAGAAACGGTTTCTGCAACCTTTGTATGTGTACAATCTGCAACAAGTTTGATTTCGAGGTTAACACATGCCGCTGGATAGGGTGTGATTCATGCTCTCATTGGACTCATACGGACTGTGCTATTCGAAATGGGCTTATTGGAATGGGACCTTGTGTTACTAATGGTTCGAGCTCTGCAGAGATGCTTTTAAGGTGCCGAGCTTGCAATAGGACATCTGAGCTAGTAGGATGGGTAAAAGATGTCTTCATGCACTGTGCACCTAGCTGGGATAGGGATGCACTAATAAGAGAACTTGACTTTGTAAGTAGAATTTTCCGTGGGAGTGAAGATTCAAGGGGCAGGAAGTTGTTCTGGAAGTGTGAGGAGCTTATGGAGAAATTAAAAACTGGGGTTGCTGAAACTGTGGCTTGTAAAGTAATCTTAATGTTGTTTCAAG aGCTCGAGGCAGACCCCTCAAAGAACCAAGAGAATGAAGATGGCAGGATGATATCGCCCCAGGAGGCATTCAATAGGATAGCTGATGTGGTACAAGAAGCTGTTAAGAAGATGGAAATTGTTGCAGAGGAGAAGATGCGGATGGTAAAAAAGGCCCGCTTGGCTGTAGAAGCTTGTGAGCAAGAGCTGAAGGACAAAGCGCGTGAAGTTTCTGCTCTGAAGACTGAGCGGCAGAGGAAAAAGATTCAAATTGATGAGCTTGAAAGTATTGTAAGGCTTAAACAGGCTGAGGCAGACATGTTTGAGCTGAAGGCCAATGAGGCTCGCCGTGAAGCTGAGAGGCTGCAAAGAATCGCACTTGCCAAAACTGAGAAGTCAGAAGAGGACTACACTAGTAGATATCTCAAGCAAAGATTGCACGATGCTGAAGCTGAGAAGCAGTATTTGTTTGAAAAGATCAAGCTTCAGGAGAGCTTGAGACCAACACAAAGCAGTGCCGGAACAAGTGAGCCTCCCCATGCAATGTACAACAAAATCCAGGACCTGCTGAAGAACATGTACAGCACCTCATCCAAGGCAGATGCCCAGTCGAGTGACTTCCACTCTCTTGGCGCCATACCTTGA
- the LOC121809521 gene encoding OBERON-like protein isoform X2, which yields MGTPSGSHFNNQSSMLPPRQQPRPGGGGLQTSLSLVSADACGSPNLERGSNSDQVHESPSESASSRETWPTADALVAKKMEKEKERENGFAEHSVVRNFSSSDKMSLRDVARERVDIVAEKMQNLPDKYLDKFKNELRTFLEGLGGSQQREEFLFLQKLVQSRGDLTEQTLVVAHRVQLEILVSIKTGIQAFLHPSVSLSQASLIDIFLYKRCRNIACGSALPAEDCMCELCSKRNGFCNLCMCTICNKFDFEVNTCRWIGCDSCSHWTHTDCAIRNGLIGMGPCVTNGSSSAEMLLRCRACNRTSELVGWVKDVFMHCAPSWDRDALIRELDFVSRIFRGSEDSRGRKLFWKCEELMEKLKTGVAETVACKVILMLFQELEADPSKNQENEDGRMISPQEAFNRIADVVQEAVKKMEIVAEEKMRMVKKARLAVEACEQELKDKAREVSALKTERQRKKIQIDELESIVRLKQAEADMFELKANEARREAERLQRIALAKTEKSEEDYTSRYLKQRLHDAEAEKQYLFEKIKLQESLRPTQSSAGTSEPPHAMYNKIQDLLKNMYSTSSKADAQSSDFHSLGAIP from the exons ATGGGGACGCCGTCTGGAtctcatttcaacaatcaatcCTCAATGTTGCCTCCTCGTCAGCAACCTCGCCCTGGTGGTGGGGGGCTGCAGACCTCCCTGTCCTTAGTTTCAGCAGATGCGTGTGGATCTCCTAATCTTGAGCGGGGCTCGAATTCTGATCAGGTGCACGAATCTCCATCGGAAAGTGCCAGTTCACGAGAAACCTGGCCCACAGCTGATGCTTTGGTggcaaaaaaaatggaaaaggagaaagagagagagaatggatTTGCTGAGCACTCTGTTGTCCGCAACTTTTCGAGCTCTGATAAGATGTCTCTTCGAGATGTGGCGCGAGAGAGAGTGGACATTGTGGCAGAGAAGATGCAAAACCTCCCGGAcaagtatcttgacaagtttaaaAACGAGCTCCGTACTTTCCTTGAAGGCTTGGGCGGTTCTCAGCAAAGAGAGGAGTTTCTGTTTCTTCAGAAGCTGGTCCAAAGTAGGGGTGATTTGACAGAGCAAACTCTGGTCGTGGCACACAGAGTTCAGCTAGAGATTCTTGTTTCTATAAAGACTGGTATTCAGGCGTTTTTGCATCCAAGTGTTAGCCTCTCCCAAGCTTCTCTAATTGACATTTTCCTGTACAAAAGGTGCAGAAACATAGCCTGTGGAAGTGCATTGCCAGCAGAGGACTGCATGTGTGAGTTATGCTCAAAGAGAAACGGTTTCTGCAACCTTTGTATGTGTACAATCTGCAACAAGTTTGATTTCGAGGTTAACACATGCCGCTGGATAGGGTGTGATTCATGCTCTCATTGGACTCATACGGACTGTGCTATTCGAAATGGGCTTATTGGAATGGGACCTTGTGTTACTAATGGTTCGAGCTCTGCAGAGATGCTTTTAAGGTGCCGAGCTTGCAATAGGACATCTGAGCTAGTAGGATGGGTAAAAGATGTCTTCATGCACTGTGCACCTAGCTGGGATAGGGATGCACTAATAAGAGAACTTGACTTTGTAAGTAGAATTTTCCGTGGGAGTGAAGATTCAAGGGGCAGGAAGTTGTTCTGGAAGTGTGAGGAGCTTATGGAGAAATTAAAAACTGGGGTTGCTGAAACTGTGGCTTGTAAAGTAATCTTAATGTTGTTTCAAG aGCTCGAGGCAGACCCCTCAAAGAACCAAGAGAATGAAGATGGCAGGATGATATCGCCCCAGGAGGCATTCAATAGGATAGCTGATGTGGTACAAGAAGCTGTTAAGAAGATGGAAATTGTTGCAGAGGAGAAGATGCGGATGGTAAAAAAGGCCCGCTTGGCTGTAGAAGCTTGTGAGCAAGAGCTGAAGGACAAAGCGCGTGAAGTTTCTGCTCTGAAGACTGAGCGGCAGAGGAAAAAGATTCAAATTGATGAGCTTGAAAGTATTGTAAGGCTTAAACAGGCTGAGGCAGACATGTTTGAGCTGAAGGCCAATGAGGCTCGCCGTGAAGCTGAGAGGCTGCAAAGAATCGCACTTGCCAAAACTGAGAAGTCAGAAGAGGACTACACTAGTAGATATCTCAAGCAAAGATTGCACGATGCTGAAGCTGAGAAGCAGTATTTGTTTGAAAAGATCAAGCTTCAGGAGAGCTTGAGACCAACACAAAGCAGTGCCGGAACAAGTGAGCCTCCCCATGCAATGTACAACAAAATCCAGGACCTGCTGAAGAACATGTACAGCACCTCATCCAAGGCAGATGCCCAGTCGAGTGACTTCCACTCTCTTGGCGCCATACCTTGA